In one Solanum dulcamara chromosome 1, daSolDulc1.2, whole genome shotgun sequence genomic region, the following are encoded:
- the LOC129890004 gene encoding transcription factor HEC2-like produces MDNIDLLKSSPCEDQMEMMLMMQMENEMPMLDYSPRRSNNDDNNNNTDRNNFSETIDHHNSPSIFLNNMPSTISFNGSPQIVHHQESSITHPFLDNSSRSNGKWRTTSVEGDRKEQVSTTSPLSTFPSHTLKQNSMAAMREMIFRIAAMQPIQIDPSSVKAPKRRNVKISSDPQSVAARHRRERISEKIRILQRLVPGGTKMDTASMLDEAIHYMKFLKKQVQSLEKVEINRPVSMSLSGNYLPNYYPYHQSLHP; encoded by the exons atggatAATATTGACTTGCTCAAATCCTCACCATGTGAAGATCAAATGGAAATGATGTTGATGATGCAAATGGAGAATGAAATGCCAATGTTGGACTATAGTCCACGAAGAAGCAACAACGacgacaacaataataatactgATCGTAATAATTTTTCTGAAACTATCGATCATCATAATTCACCATCCATATTCTTGAACAATATGCCATCTACCATTTCATTCAATGGATCTCCTCAAATAGTTCATCATCAAGAATCTTCAATAACCCACCCTTTCTTGGACAATTCGAGTCGTAGTAATGGGAAGTGGAGGACTACTTCTGTTGAAGGTGaccgtaaagaacaagtatctacTACCTCGCCTTTGAGTACATTTCCTTCACATACATTGAAGCAAAATTCTATGGCAGCCATGAGGGAGATGATTTTTAGAATAGCAGCAATGCAACCAATTCAAATCGATCCATCATCCG TAAAAGCGCCCAAGAGAAGGAACGTGAAGATATCGAGTGATCCTCAGAGCGTGGCGGCACGCCATAGGAGAGAAAGAATAAGTGAAAAGATAAGGATACTACAAAGATTAGTACCAGGTGGAACAAAAATGGACACAGCATCAATGCTAGATGAAGCAATTCATTACATGAAATTCTTGAAGAAGCAAGTTCAATCCCTTGAAAAAGTAGAAATCAATAGGCCTGTGTCAATGTCATTAAGTGGGAATTATTTACCTAATTATTACCCTTATCATCAAAGTCTTCACCCCTAG
- the LOC129880847 gene encoding subtilisin-like protease SBT3, protein MANCIALCFWFLATIFLPFSMSKSETYIIHMDLSAMPKAFSSHRSWYLSTLASISDSSKFGSVSNINSLVYAYTNAIHGFSASLSPSELQVIRNSPGYLSSTKDMTIKMDTTHTSQFLGLNSNSGAWPKSDYGRDVVIGLVDTGVWPESKSYNDNGMTDVPSRWKGECESGTQFNSSLCNKKLIGARYFNKGLIASNPNITIAMNSARDTEGHGTHTSSTAAGSRVESASYFGYAPGAATGIAPKAHVAMYKALWDEGTMLSDILAAIDQAIEDGVDVISLSLGIDGRPLYDDPIAIAAFAAMEKGIFVSTSAGNEGPDDESLHNGTPWVLTVAAGTVDREFLGRLTLGNGISVTGLSLYPGNSSSSDSSIVFLNTCLEDKELKKNAYKIAVCYDANGSISDQVYNVRNSNVSGGVFITNTTELEFYLQSEFPAMFLNFQDGDKVLEYIKNSPSPKARLEFQVTHLGAKPAPKVAGYSSRGPSQSCPFILKPDLMAPGALILASWPQTLPIDEINSQKLYSNFNIISGTSMACPHAAGVAALLKEVHPKWSPAAIRSAMMTTADALDNTQGPIRDIGRNNNAADPLAMGAGHINPNKALDPGLIYDVTPEDYINLLCGLDFTSKQIKAITRSSSYACSNPSLDLNYPSFIGYFNYNSSKSDPKRIQEFNRTVTNLGDGMSTYTAKLTPMGEYKVSVAPDKLVFKEKYENQSYKLSIEGPLLVDNFLVYGSLSWVETSGKYVVKSTIVATTIRVDPL, encoded by the coding sequence ATGGCTAACTGTATTGCCTTGTGCTTCTGGTTCCTTGCTActatatttttaccattttccaTGTCTAAGTCAGAAACTTATATCATCCATATGGATTTGTCAGCCATGCCAAAAGCTTTTTCTAGCCATCGTAGTTGGTACTTGTCCACTCTTGCTTCTATATCAGATAGCTCAAAATTTGGTTCTGTTAGTAACATAAATTCCCTTGTATATGCTTACACTAATGCCATTCATGGTTTTAGTGCAAGTCTTTCTCCTTCTGAGTTACAAGTTATCAGGAATTCTCCAGGCTATCTTTCTTCAACTAAGGACATGACAATTAAAATGGACACGACACATACGTCTCAATTCCTTGGCTTGAATTCCAATTCTGGTGCATGGCCAAAGTCAGATTATGGCAGAGATGTTGTAATTGGTTTGGTTGACACAGGGGTTTGGCCAGAGAGTAAAAGTTATAATGATAATGGGATGACTGATGTTCCATCAAGATGGAAAGGTGAATGTGAAAGTGGTACTCAATTTAATTCCTCTTTGTGCAACAAGAAACTCATTGGTGCGCGTTACTTCAACAAAGGGTTAATTGCTAGCAATCCGAATATTACCATCGCGATGAATTCAGCTCGTGACACAGAAGGGCATGGAACTCACACGTCCTCCACAGCTGCAGGAAGTCGTGTAGAATCTGCATCTTATTTTGGCTATGCCCCTGGTGCTGCCACAGGCATTGCACCAAAGGCTCATGTGGCAATGTACAAGGCTTTGTGGGATGAAGGTACAATGTTATCTGATATTCTGGCTGCAATTGATCAGGCAATTGAGGATGGAGTGGATGTAATATCGTTGTCATTAGGCATAGATGGTCGTCCGCTATATGATGATCCGATAGCTATTGCTGCATTTGCTGCAATGGAGAAAGGTATATTTGTTTCCACTTCAGCTGGAAATGAAGGGCCTGATGATGAGAGTTTGCATAATGGAACACCTTGGGTTCTCACTGTTGCTGCTGGCACAGTCGACCGTGAATTTCTTGGGAGACTAACTCTAGGCAATGGAATTTCAGTCACTGGTTTATCCCTCTACCCTGGGAATTCAAGTTCAAGTGATAGCTCCATCGTTTTCCTCAATACATGCCTAGAGGATaaggaattaaaaaaaaatgcataCAAAATCGCGGTCTGCTATGACGCGAATGGATCAATAAGTGATCAAGTGTACAATGTAAGAAATTCAAACGTTTCGGGTGGTGTCTTCATAACAAACACTACTGAATTGGAATTCTACCTCCAAAGTGAATTCCCGGCTATGTTTTTGAACTTTCAAGATGGTGATAAAGTTTTGGAGTACATCAAGAATAGTCCTTCACCTAAAGCAAGACTCGAATTTCAAGTGACACATCTTGGTGCTAAACCAGCACCAAAAGTTGCTGGCTATAGCTCAAGGGGACCATCACAAAGCTGTCCTTTTATTCTCAAACCTGACCTGATGGCTCCGGGCGCATTGATATTAGCATCATGGCCTCAAACATTACCAATAGATGAAATTAACTCACAAAAACTTTACAGTAACTTCAACATTATATCTGGTACGTCGATGGCATGCCCTCATGCTGCTGGTGTAGCAGCACTTCTGAAAGAGGTACACCCCAAATGGAGCCCTGCTGCCATCCGCTCGGCCATGATGACCACAGCTGATGCATTGGACAACACACAAGGTCCCATCCGAGACATCGGTAGAAACAACAATGCTGCTGATCCTCTAGCCATGGGAGCTGGCCATATCAATCCAAATAAGGCACTGGACCCCGGACTTATCTACGACGTTACACCAGAAGACTACATAAATCTCCTCTGTGGTCTAGATTTTACATCCAAACAGATAAAAGCCATCACAAGATCCTCCTCATATGCCTGTTCCAACCCTTCATTGGACTTAAACTATCCATCTTTCATTGGCTATTTCAACTATAACAGCAGCAAGTCGGATCCGAAACGGATACAAGAATTCAACAGGACAGTGACTAATCTTGGAGATGGCATGTCAACATACACAGCAAAATTGACCCCAATGGGTGAATATAAAGTTAGTGTTGCACCTGACAAGTTGGTTTTCAAAGAGAAGTATGAAAACCAAAGTTACAAGCTAAGCATAGAAGGTCCATTGCTAGTAGATAATTTTCTGGTTTATGGTTCTTTAAGCTGGGTTGAAACTAGTGGTAAATATGTTGTAAAAAGTACTATTGTTGCTACTACCATAAGAGTAGATCCTCTGTGA
- the LOC129895049 gene encoding uncharacterized protein LOC129895049 has translation MEAESSFSVMTPLVFIGDNYQIWAVRMETYLDAMDMWEAVEEDYEVSPLPNNPTMAQIKNHKDKKTRKSKAEACLFSAVTSSIFTRIMSLKSANDIWIISRQNMQGMKESEKMKETETIKDYSERLLNTANRVRLLGSLFNNSCIVEKILVTVPERFEATITTLENTKDLSKITFAELLNALQAQEQRRVMREEGNTEGALFAKTQDGGKNREKKNKKNGEGIPTSTTKGKVGNSKKSYPPCKHCNKEFHPPYKCWRRPDAKCSKCQQFGHEAVICKNNGRQQKQRLRLLMERKKINSLLLHVFQEDHKASVG, from the exons ATGGAGGCAGAATCAAGTTTTTCAGTAATGACACCACTCGTTTTTATTGGTGATAACTATCAGATTTGGGCGGTAAGGATGGAAACTTATCTAGATGCCATGGATATGTGGGAGGCAGTCGAAGAGGATTATGAAGTTTCCCCGTTGCCTAACAATCCTACAATGGCCCAGATCAAGAACCATAAAGATAAGAAAACCAGAAAATCAAAGGCAGAGGCTTGTTTATTTTCAGCAGTAACTTCTTCCATTTTCACTCGAATTATGTCTCTAAAGTCAGCCAATGACATCTGGATTATCTCAAGGCAGAATATGCAGGGCATGAAAGAATCAGAG AAGATGAAAGAAACTGAAACCATCAAAGACTACTCTGAAAGGCTCTTGAACACAGCAAACAGGGTAAGATTGCTTGGTTCCTTGTTCAATAATTCATGTATTGTAGAAAAAATTCTGGTTACTGTGCCGGAAAGATTTGAAGCAACTATAACTACTTTGGAAAATACTAAGGATCTGTCCAAGATCACCTTCGCAGAGTTGTTGAATGCTTTGCAGGCTCAAGAACAACGAAGGGTTATGAGAGAAGAAGGAAATACTGAGGGAGCATTATTTGCCAAGACTCAAGATGGAGGCAAAAACAGagagaagaagaacaaaaagaaTGGTGAAGGCATTCCAACGAGTACTACCAAAGGAAAAGTTGGAAACTCAAAGAAAAGTTATCCTCCTTGTAAGCATTGTAACAAGGAATTCCATCCACCATACAAATGTTGGAGAAGGCCTGATGCTAAATGTAGTAAATGCCAGCAATTTGGGCATGAAGCTGTCATTTGTAAGAACAATGGTCGGCAACAGAAGCAGAGGCTCAGATTGTTAATGGAGAGAAAGAAGATCAACTCTTTGTTGCTACATGTTTTTCAAGAAGATCATAAAGCGAGTGTTGGTTGA
- the LOC129880838 gene encoding probable serine/threonine-protein kinase At1g01540 yields the protein MSAFLNDEMSKKTSIFGLHLWVVVGICVGAAIVLVLFLISLWYTAKRNSNNPQIQNISTEIKEIRIDPFRTLPENPNSVPVADPLPEPEKETTQNSGGYQRIQIEIGKEHMVKPDRVGSGGGSGHGSGEVRSGEQGGITAPEVSHLGWGHWYTLRELEIATNFFAHENVIGEGGYGIVYRGIMEDNSYVAVKNLLNNRGQAEREFKVEVEAIGRVRHKNLVRLLGYCAEGAHRMLVYEYVDNGNLEQWLHGDVGPYSPLTWEIRMNIILGTAKGLTYLHEGLEPKVVHRDIKSSNILIDKQWNSKVSDFGLAKLLGSERSYITTRVMGTFGYVAPEYASTGMLNDRSDVYSFGILLMEIISGRNPVDYSRAPGEVNLVDWLKTMVSNRNSEGVLDPKMREKPSSRALKRALLVALRCVDPNAQKRPKMGHVIHMLEVDDFPFRDERRTVRENGCSHHDEMKEKVMDKRIIESGDSSGFESTVETNRSLLPKKEIDDEE from the exons atgtcaGCATTTTTGAATGATGAGATGTCCAAGAAAACATCAATCTTTGGTCTACACTTGTGGGTCGTTGTTGGAATTTGCGTTGGAGCAGCAATTGTACTTGTTCTCTTCTTAATCTCACTTTGGTACACTGCTAAACGCAATTCCAACAACCCCCAAATCCAAAATATTTCTACGGAGATCAAAGAGATCCGAATTGACCCATTTAGGACTCTACCGGAAAACCCCAATTCGGTTCCGGTAGCTGACCCGCTGCcggaacccgaaaaagaaacgACCCAGAACTCAGGTGGGTATCAAAGAATCCAAATTGAGATTGGGAAGGAACATATGGTTAAGCCTGATCGGGTCGGATCGGGTGGTGGGTCGGGTCATGGTAGTGGGGAGGTGCGTTCGGGTGAACAAGGTGGAATTACTGCACCTGAAGTTTCACATTTAGGGTGGGGTCATTGGTATACTTTAAGGGAGCTCGAAATTGCTACTAATTTTTTTGCTCATGAGAATGTTATTGGTGAGGGTGGCTATGGCATCGTTTATCGCGGAATTATGGAAGATAATAGTTATGTTGCTGTTAAGAATTTGCTTAACAACAG GGGGCAGGCAGAGCGGGAATTTAAGGTTGAAGTGGAAGCAATTGGTCGAGTTCGGCACAAGAATTTAGTGAGGTTACTTGGTTACTGTGCTGAGGGAGCTCACAG GATGCTTGTGTATGAGTATGTGGACAATGGGAACTTAGAGCAGTGGCTCCACGGAGATGTAGGGCCATACAGCCCACTTACATGGGAAATTCGGATGAATATTATTCTTGGAACAGCAAAAGG GTTGACCTATCTGCATGAGGGCCTTGAACCCAAAGTTGTTCATCGTGACATCAAGTCGAGCAATATTTTGATTGATAAGCAGTGGAATTCAAAAGTATCTGACTTTGGTTTAGCTAAGCTTTTGGGCTCAGAGAGGAGCTATATAACTACTCGGGTTATGGGAACGTTCGG CTATGTTGCTCCAGAATATGCTAGCACTGGCATGTTGAATGATAGAAGTGATGTTTATAGTTTTGGAATTCTTCTTATGGAGATCATTTCTGGAAGGAATCCTGTGGATTATAGCCGTGCTCCTGGAGAG GTCAATCTGGTTGATTGGCTTAAGACAATGGTTTCTAACCGTAATTCCGAGGGTGTTTTGGATCCCAAGATGCGGGAGAAGCCTTCTTCAAGAGCATTGAAACGTGCCCTTTTGGTAGCATTGCGCTGCGTAGACCCCAATGCTCAGAAGAGGCCAAAGATGGGTCATGTTATACACATGCTTGAGGTTGATGATTTTCCTTTCCGTGAC GAGCGAAGAACTGTAAGAGAAAATGGGTGTTCACATCATGATGAAATGAAAGAGAAGGTAATGGATAAGCGCATAATTGAATCAGGTGATAGCAGTGGATTTGAAAGTACTGTTGAAACCAACCGATCTTTGTTGCCGAAGAAAGAAATTGATGATGAGGAGTAG